A region from the Leptospirillum ferriphilum ML-04 genome encodes:
- the rmuC gene encoding DNA recombination protein RmuC → MTPFEGILIGLAAGGLFGYLIASARFGRRSQTLREDLAVKDALLLEHRQSVERLGQEKKQLRTQLEEAISRHSAAEARLEALEKADREKQALLEDSRKKLAETFQALSLEALQQNSRSFLELAQQNLAGFQGQAKGDLELRQAKIDELVKPIGESLAKVERTLQDLEGERKSAYSSLNEMVRSLVENHIPRLHTETMGLVRALRQPVVRGRWGEIQLRRVVEMAGMLDHCDFFEQQTSTQSDERLRPDLVVRLPGNKQVVVDAKVPLSAYLEAAEMDSEEGRAQKLAEHARQVRQHISQLGRKSYWEQFQPAPEFVILFLPGEVFYSSALQADPALIEYGVSERVIPATPTTLIALLRAVAYGWQQETIARNAQEINKLGRDLYKRLSDLTGHWLKVGRSLGNAVESYNKATGSLEHRVLVTARQLKDLRSGSEDEIPTPDAIDSRPRPVSLLGDSGSEPVFSSPEDDSTFLPKDPS, encoded by the coding sequence ATGACTCCGTTTGAAGGGATTCTTATTGGTCTTGCCGCCGGAGGGCTGTTCGGCTATCTGATCGCTTCCGCCCGCTTCGGGAGACGTTCCCAGACACTTCGGGAAGACCTCGCTGTCAAGGATGCCCTCCTTCTGGAACACCGACAGTCCGTCGAGCGACTGGGCCAGGAAAAGAAGCAACTCCGGACACAACTGGAAGAAGCCATTTCCCGACACTCTGCGGCGGAAGCCAGGCTTGAGGCTCTGGAAAAGGCCGACCGGGAAAAACAGGCTCTCCTGGAGGATTCCCGGAAAAAACTGGCGGAAACCTTCCAGGCCCTTTCCCTGGAGGCACTTCAGCAAAACAGCCGTTCCTTTCTCGAGCTGGCCCAGCAAAATCTTGCCGGTTTCCAGGGGCAGGCCAAAGGAGATCTCGAGCTTCGACAGGCGAAAATCGACGAACTCGTCAAACCGATCGGGGAATCCCTCGCCAAGGTTGAACGGACCCTCCAGGATCTCGAAGGGGAGAGGAAATCAGCCTACTCCTCCCTGAACGAAATGGTGCGCAGCCTTGTCGAGAACCACATTCCCCGTCTCCATACGGAAACAATGGGTCTCGTCCGGGCCCTCCGGCAACCGGTTGTACGGGGGAGATGGGGAGAAATCCAGCTCCGGCGCGTGGTCGAGATGGCAGGAATGCTGGACCACTGCGACTTTTTCGAACAGCAGACATCCACACAGTCCGACGAGCGTCTTCGGCCCGACCTTGTCGTCCGTCTGCCGGGCAACAAGCAGGTCGTGGTCGACGCCAAAGTCCCGCTTTCCGCCTATCTGGAAGCTGCCGAAATGGACTCCGAGGAAGGCCGCGCCCAGAAGCTCGCCGAACACGCCAGGCAGGTCCGGCAGCACATCAGCCAGCTGGGCCGCAAATCCTACTGGGAACAGTTCCAGCCGGCGCCCGAGTTTGTCATTCTCTTTCTTCCCGGTGAGGTCTTCTACAGCTCTGCCTTGCAGGCCGATCCGGCACTGATCGAATACGGGGTTTCGGAACGGGTGATTCCGGCTACGCCGACGACCCTGATCGCCCTGCTCCGGGCCGTTGCCTACGGCTGGCAGCAGGAAACCATCGCCCGAAACGCACAGGAGATCAATAAACTTGGCCGGGATCTCTACAAGAGGCTTTCCGACCTGACCGGACACTGGCTCAAAGTCGGAAGATCCCTGGGAAATGCCGTGGAGAGTTACAACAAGGCAACCGGCTCGCTGGAACACCGTGTCCTCGTCACCGCACGGCAACTGAAAGACCTTCGCTCCGGTTCCGAGGACGAGATCCCGACCCCCGATGCCATTGATTCCCGACCGCGTCCCGTTTCCCTTTTGGGCGATTCCGGCTCCGAACCAGTTTTTTCTTCCCCTGAAGACGACTCCACCTTTCTCCCGAAGGATCCCTCATGA
- a CDS encoding cation diffusion facilitator family transporter produces the protein MSLFHGMGKHSHHGGHVHVHRPGHTEAKTTSVFVVSFLVLAAASAFQGSIAVFSGSVSLLSDAFHNVADGLTGLPLWLAFSLAAKRPSLRYPYGYGKFEDLAGIFIVGLIFFSAGVSLVRSGEKFFHPQVFHHPGWVTLASLTGFLANEAVAFLRIRAGRKTGSISLVADGQHARVDGFTSLTVLVGVAGSVTGHPLWDPVVGIVLGISVLWIALRMMRDVGLHLSDGIEPETLEIIRKAASDSCAIRAVSRLRARWTGHSISCDFCLVLDDAMSFQDGRREGRLAEERVRKVLPFAGDVLVVIVPESEAAASPP, from the coding sequence ATGTCTCTTTTCCATGGAATGGGAAAGCATTCCCATCATGGAGGCCACGTTCACGTTCACCGACCGGGACACACGGAGGCGAAGACAACGTCCGTTTTTGTTGTTTCCTTCCTGGTGCTGGCAGCGGCGTCCGCTTTTCAGGGAAGCATTGCGGTTTTTTCCGGAAGCGTATCCCTTCTCTCCGACGCGTTTCACAACGTTGCCGACGGTTTGACGGGTCTTCCCTTGTGGCTCGCTTTTTCCCTGGCCGCAAAGCGACCGAGTCTCCGCTATCCCTACGGTTATGGAAAATTCGAGGATCTGGCCGGCATTTTCATTGTCGGGCTGATCTTCTTTTCGGCGGGAGTCTCTCTTGTCCGGTCGGGCGAAAAGTTTTTTCATCCCCAGGTGTTTCATCACCCGGGATGGGTAACGCTGGCAAGCCTGACAGGATTCCTGGCGAATGAGGCGGTGGCGTTTCTCCGGATCCGCGCGGGCCGGAAAACGGGATCGATTTCTCTGGTGGCCGATGGACAGCATGCGCGGGTCGACGGGTTCACCAGCCTGACCGTTCTGGTCGGCGTGGCAGGGAGCGTCACCGGTCATCCCCTGTGGGACCCCGTCGTCGGAATCGTCCTGGGTATCAGCGTCTTGTGGATCGCTCTCCGGATGATGCGGGATGTCGGGCTCCACCTGTCCGACGGCATTGAACCCGAAACCCTCGAAATCATCCGGAAGGCCGCTTCAGACAGCTGTGCCATTCGTGCTGTTTCCCGTCTGCGGGCACGCTGGACGGGACATTCCATTTCCTGCGACTTTTGCCTCGTTCTGGACGATGCGATGTCTTTCCAGGACGGACGGCGCGAAGGCCGACTGGCCGAAGAACGGGTCCGCAAGGTATTGCCGTTCGCCGGAGATGTTCTCGTGGTCATTGTTCCGGAAAGCGAAGCGGCAGCTTCGCCTCCGTAA
- a CDS encoding lipid biosynthesis B12-binding/radical SAM protein — protein MDLFLISANRENFPDPVYPLGAAYVADAARRAGHHVRTRDLMWEKDPPLALLEDIRRHPPDAIALSFRNLDNAAWPLTRNYLPSYRLLVQNIRKALPSREIPLILGGSAFSLLPDLLLEELDGDYGISGEGERSFPLLLDTLEQGGSLNGIPGLVQKKGSGGSTLINPPHFRSHPSDRIRADPPDRSLFDLSRYARSGGMANIQTKRGCPFHCKYCTYPLLEGDTFRLRESQDVVDEIERLVTKDRIRSFFIVDSIFNAPPDHAHRVSEEILRRKLKIRWSCYVTPSGLTRDLLEVMKRAGCDGIELGTDSAEQGAMIGLGKSFSVSHLKDTARWCNALSLPVCHTLLFGGPGETLQSVRETLKTVEDTRPTAVVAMAGIRVYPDTPLAALAESRGLVKNRRDYLDPVFYIEPGLEEELPGTLLSFAMPRGNWILPGISLPCKPITQKLIRRVGYKKPLWHLLRHAPFKDRVYRDR, from the coding sequence ATGGATCTGTTCCTGATTTCCGCCAACCGCGAAAACTTTCCGGATCCTGTCTACCCTCTTGGCGCGGCCTATGTCGCTGATGCGGCCCGAAGAGCGGGGCACCATGTCCGGACCCGGGACCTGATGTGGGAGAAGGACCCCCCTCTGGCCCTTCTCGAAGACATCCGCCGGCATCCTCCGGATGCCATAGCCCTTTCCTTTCGCAATCTCGACAATGCCGCCTGGCCTCTCACCCGGAACTACCTCCCTTCCTACCGTCTTCTCGTCCAGAATATCCGGAAAGCCCTTCCTTCGCGGGAGATCCCCCTCATTCTGGGAGGGTCCGCTTTCTCCCTTCTTCCGGACCTTCTGCTGGAGGAACTCGACGGGGATTACGGGATTTCCGGCGAAGGGGAAAGGAGTTTTCCTCTCCTTCTGGACACCCTCGAACAAGGAGGCTCTCTCAATGGCATTCCCGGCCTTGTCCAAAAAAAGGGATCCGGAGGATCCACTCTGATCAACCCGCCCCATTTCCGCTCGCATCCCTCGGACAGGATCCGAGCGGATCCACCGGATCGTTCCCTGTTCGATCTTTCCCGTTATGCACGATCCGGAGGAATGGCCAATATCCAGACCAAGCGGGGATGCCCCTTCCATTGCAAATATTGCACCTATCCCCTTCTGGAAGGTGACACATTTCGCCTTCGCGAGTCCCAGGACGTTGTGGACGAAATCGAACGTCTTGTCACAAAGGACAGGATCCGCTCCTTTTTCATCGTGGACAGCATTTTTAACGCCCCGCCGGATCACGCCCACAGGGTCTCTGAGGAAATTCTCCGGCGAAAACTCAAAATCCGCTGGTCCTGCTACGTCACTCCTTCCGGCCTGACCCGGGACCTTCTCGAGGTCATGAAACGGGCCGGATGCGACGGAATCGAGCTGGGAACAGATTCGGCCGAACAGGGAGCCATGATCGGGCTGGGAAAAAGCTTTTCGGTGTCGCACCTGAAGGACACTGCCCGCTGGTGCAACGCCCTCTCCCTTCCCGTCTGTCACACCCTGCTTTTCGGCGGTCCCGGAGAAACGCTCCAGTCTGTCCGGGAGACTCTCAAAACCGTGGAAGACACTCGCCCAACCGCCGTCGTCGCCATGGCCGGCATTCGTGTCTATCCGGACACCCCTCTGGCTGCTCTGGCCGAATCCAGAGGTCTCGTCAAAAACAGGCGCGACTACCTGGATCCCGTCTTTTATATCGAACCGGGATTGGAGGAAGAACTGCCCGGAACCCTCCTGTCTTTTGCCATGCCCCGGGGAAACTGGATCCTCCCCGGCATCTCGCTCCCCTGCAAACCGATCACACAAAAACTGATCCGGCGCGTGGGCTACAAAAAACCCCTCTGGCACCTTTTGCGCCACGCGCCTTTCAAGGACCGGGTCTACCGGGACCGCTGA
- the ilvD gene encoding dihydroxy-acid dehydratase, producing MKKPFRSRTITQGVERSPNRAMLRAVGFQDGDFEKPIIGVANGYSTITPCNMGLNSLALRAEDAIRQRGAMPQMFGTITVSDGISMGTEGMKFSLVSREVIADSIETAVSAQSMDGVIAIGGCDKNMPGALIAMGRMNIPSIFVYGGTIKPGHWEGQDLTVVSSFEAVGAYSAGKMDEATLTEIERHACPGAGSCGGMFTANTMSSAIEAMGMSLPYSSTMAAEDLEKAESAAESARVLVQAVLNDLRPRQILTRKAFENAIAVLMAVGGSTNAVLHLLAIARSVDVPLSIDDFEHIRRKVPVLCNLKPSGAYVATQLHAVGGIPLVMRMLLDNGLLHGDALTITGKTISETLRDVPSRPPAGQDVVLPFDKPVYREGHLAILKGNLAPEGSVAKISGIKHRSITGPARVFDSEERCMAAILAREIRPGDIVVIRYEGPKGGPGMREMLAPTSALIGEGLGDSVGLITDGRFSGGTYGMVVGHVSPEAAVGGPIGLVQEGDLITIDADRNLIEVKVSPDEMTRRKSLWKEPPLRYTKGIMAKYRLLVKSASEGAVTD from the coding sequence GCAACATGGGCCTGAACAGTCTGGCTCTTCGTGCCGAGGACGCCATTCGCCAGAGAGGAGCCATGCCCCAGATGTTCGGAACCATCACGGTTTCGGACGGAATATCGATGGGAACGGAAGGAATGAAGTTTTCCCTGGTGTCCCGGGAAGTCATCGCCGACTCCATCGAAACGGCGGTCAGCGCCCAAAGCATGGACGGCGTGATCGCCATCGGGGGGTGCGACAAGAACATGCCGGGAGCCCTGATCGCCATGGGGCGCATGAACATCCCCTCCATTTTTGTTTATGGAGGAACCATCAAGCCCGGCCACTGGGAAGGTCAGGACCTGACGGTCGTGAGCTCGTTCGAAGCGGTCGGGGCCTACTCGGCAGGCAAGATGGACGAGGCAACCCTGACCGAAATCGAGCGTCATGCCTGTCCGGGAGCCGGATCCTGTGGCGGCATGTTCACTGCCAATACCATGTCGTCGGCGATCGAAGCCATGGGGATGAGTTTGCCCTATTCCTCCACCATGGCAGCGGAAGACCTTGAAAAAGCCGAAAGCGCAGCCGAATCCGCAAGAGTTCTTGTCCAGGCGGTTCTGAACGACCTGCGTCCTCGACAGATCCTGACCAGAAAGGCCTTTGAAAACGCCATTGCAGTCCTGATGGCCGTTGGAGGCTCGACGAACGCGGTTCTTCACCTCCTCGCGATCGCCCGCTCCGTCGACGTCCCCCTTTCCATAGACGACTTTGAACACATTCGACGAAAGGTTCCTGTCCTCTGCAACCTCAAGCCCTCCGGGGCCTATGTCGCCACACAGCTTCACGCTGTCGGGGGCATTCCCCTCGTCATGCGCATGCTGCTGGACAACGGACTCCTTCATGGCGACGCGCTGACCATTACAGGGAAGACGATTTCCGAGACTCTCCGGGACGTTCCTTCCCGGCCCCCGGCCGGACAGGATGTCGTGCTCCCCTTTGACAAACCCGTTTACCGGGAGGGCCACCTTGCGATCCTGAAGGGAAATCTCGCCCCTGAAGGATCGGTCGCAAAGATCTCGGGCATCAAACACCGTTCCATTACCGGCCCGGCCCGGGTCTTCGACTCCGAAGAACGCTGCATGGCAGCCATCCTGGCCCGGGAAATTCGTCCCGGAGACATCGTCGTGATCCGGTACGAAGGCCCCAAAGGCGGTCCCGGGATGCGGGAAATGCTGGCCCCGACCTCCGCCCTGATCGGAGAAGGTCTCGGGGACTCGGTCGGCCTGATTACAGATGGGCGTTTTTCCGGGGGCACATACGGCATGGTGGTGGGGCACGTCTCGCCGGAAGCGGCTGTGGGCGGGCCGATCGGACTGGTGCAGGAAGGAGACCTCATTACGATCGACGCCGACCGGAATCTGATCGAGGTCAAGGTTTCACCGGACGAAATGACAAGAAGAAAATCTCTGTGGAAAGAACCCCCTCTCCGATACACAAAAGGAATCATGGCCAAATACCGTCTTCTCGTCAAAAGTGCCAGCGAAGGCGCCGTGACAGACTGA
- a CDS encoding riboflavin synthase, with translation MFTGIIEETGRIRSLEKSDAGCVLSIEDVSFGSELAPGESVAINGACMTVTDRWESGFRVDVSLETLAVTRMGSFVRGERVNLERAMRLGDRLGGHLVLGHVDGLGVLTSRERKGETEFLLLALPYDDRALVIPKGSIAVDGISLTVNRIREKDSRRECLIELAIIPHTLEVTNLGDRNVGDAVHLEYDIVGKYILRSQETTLTGAGRPS, from the coding sequence TTGTTTACAGGAATCATCGAAGAGACCGGAAGGATCCGGTCGCTGGAAAAATCAGACGCCGGGTGCGTCCTCTCAATCGAAGACGTTTCTTTCGGGAGCGAGCTTGCGCCGGGTGAGTCCGTCGCCATCAACGGGGCCTGCATGACGGTGACCGACAGATGGGAGTCCGGTTTTCGGGTGGATGTTTCCCTCGAAACCCTGGCCGTCACCCGGATGGGATCGTTTGTCCGCGGTGAACGGGTCAACCTCGAACGGGCCATGCGACTGGGAGACCGGCTGGGAGGACATCTGGTCCTGGGGCATGTGGATGGCCTCGGTGTGCTGACGTCCCGGGAGCGAAAGGGTGAAACAGAATTTCTCCTTCTTGCCCTTCCCTATGACGATCGGGCCCTGGTAATTCCCAAGGGGTCCATCGCCGTGGACGGGATCAGCCTGACGGTCAACCGGATCCGCGAGAAGGATTCGCGGAGGGAGTGTCTGATCGAGCTCGCGATTATTCCGCACACGCTTGAAGTGACGAACCTGGGGGACAGAAATGTCGGGGACGCCGTGCATCTGGAATACGACATCGTCGGGAAATACATTCTTCGGTCCCAGGAGACGACGTTGACGGGCGCCGGACGACCCTCGTAA
- the cobI gene encoding precorrin-2 C(20)-methyltransferase yields the protein MKEKEVDRSVPGTLYGVGVGPGDPDLLTVRAARILSVVPTLAVPKSVSDGSSLALEAVRETLESRTTPPKTIELVFPMTKDPSILETARSENARVLSEALSEGDVAFISLGDIFFYSTFGNLLDGLRRQIPDISVRIVPGITSFSAASALTGRPLVQGSESLAVVPATYGAESLDQILDTHDSVVLMKIHRVYPAVLDILERKGLCDRTIYLAEIGTPRQEIVTDIRTLKDRTLPYMSLLLVRKNLREVRA from the coding sequence ATGAAGGAAAAGGAGGTTGACCGCTCTGTTCCGGGGACGCTTTACGGGGTTGGCGTTGGTCCGGGAGATCCGGACCTTTTGACCGTCCGGGCGGCACGAATTCTCTCGGTCGTGCCAACGCTTGCGGTTCCCAAATCGGTGTCGGACGGATCCTCTCTCGCGCTGGAAGCGGTGAGGGAAACACTCGAGAGCCGGACAACACCTCCAAAGACGATCGAACTTGTCTTTCCCATGACGAAGGACCCGTCCATTCTGGAAACGGCCCGGTCGGAAAACGCCCGAGTCCTTTCGGAAGCCCTGTCAGAGGGGGATGTCGCTTTTATCAGTCTGGGGGACATCTTCTTTTATTCCACATTCGGCAATCTTCTGGACGGGCTCCGAAGACAGATTCCGGACATCTCCGTCCGGATCGTTCCGGGAATCACGTCTTTTTCCGCCGCCTCGGCTTTAACGGGGAGGCCCCTTGTCCAGGGATCGGAAAGCCTCGCCGTCGTACCCGCCACCTACGGGGCAGAGTCGCTGGATCAGATACTGGATACCCATGACAGTGTCGTCCTGATGAAAATTCACCGGGTTTATCCGGCCGTTCTGGACATTCTCGAACGGAAAGGTCTTTGCGACAGGACGATTTATCTTGCGGAAATCGGAACACCTCGCCAGGAGATTGTGACCGACATCCGGACACTGAAAGACCGGACCCTTCCCTATATGTCCCTTTTGCTTGTCCGGAAAAATCTGCGAGAAGTCCGGGCATGA
- the ribD gene encoding bifunctional diaminohydroxyphosphoribosylaminopyrimidine deaminase/5-amino-6-(5-phosphoribosylamino)uracil reductase RibD, with protein sequence MLRDEKVFMAMALDLAMMARDDVAPNPRVGAVVVRKGRVVGRGYHERPGLPHAEVLALREAGERARGATLYVNLEPCCHLNKRTPPCTREILSSGIGRVVISLSDPNPHVNGKGILELREGGVSVETGLLAPQAFAVNRGFLSLMKNGRPFVTLKGAASLDGQIATATGDSQWISGAPSLKYAHQLRQEHDAIVVGVGTVLKDNPLLTTRLPGLRKVHHPVRVILDSLGRTPPDSRLFETISESPVWIMAGEHAPEDRVARLEDKGARTFRLPAGSDGKGLRLSSLLAALLESRLLTLLVEGGAQVNGSFLQERLVDSIRLVLAPLLIGGEDALGWIGGRSPKRLVDAFRFPGPLRTRRLGEDLLISVDLWNETLFLEKNLSGASGKG encoded by the coding sequence ATGCTTCGGGACGAAAAAGTGTTCATGGCCATGGCACTCGATCTTGCAATGATGGCCAGGGATGATGTCGCCCCCAACCCGCGGGTCGGTGCGGTTGTCGTCCGGAAAGGACGGGTCGTTGGCCGGGGCTATCATGAGCGTCCGGGGCTTCCTCACGCGGAGGTGCTTGCTCTTCGGGAAGCCGGAGAACGGGCCCGCGGAGCGACACTCTATGTCAATCTCGAGCCCTGTTGCCACCTGAACAAACGCACCCCGCCGTGCACGCGGGAAATTTTATCCTCCGGAATCGGCCGCGTCGTCATTTCCCTGTCGGATCCCAATCCCCACGTCAACGGAAAAGGGATTCTCGAACTCCGTGAGGGGGGTGTTTCGGTGGAGACGGGGCTTCTGGCACCCCAGGCGTTCGCTGTCAACCGCGGGTTCCTGTCGCTCATGAAAAATGGCCGCCCGTTCGTGACTCTCAAGGGCGCGGCCAGCCTGGATGGACAGATCGCGACAGCAACCGGCGATTCCCAGTGGATTTCCGGCGCTCCTTCCCTCAAGTATGCCCATCAGCTCCGTCAGGAGCATGATGCCATTGTTGTCGGCGTCGGAACGGTTCTCAAGGACAATCCGCTTCTGACCACCCGTCTGCCGGGGCTCCGGAAGGTGCATCATCCGGTTCGTGTCATCCTGGACTCCCTGGGAAGAACCCCTCCGGATTCCCGGCTGTTCGAAACGATTTCCGAGTCGCCCGTCTGGATTATGGCAGGGGAACATGCGCCCGAAGACCGGGTTGCCCGGCTGGAAGACAAGGGTGCCCGTACATTCCGGCTTCCGGCAGGGTCGGACGGAAAGGGGCTCCGTCTGTCTTCCCTCCTCGCCGCATTGCTCGAATCCCGGCTGTTGACTCTGCTGGTGGAAGGGGGGGCCCAGGTCAACGGTTCGTTTCTTCAGGAAAGGCTTGTGGACAGTATCCGTCTGGTTCTTGCTCCTCTTCTGATCGGGGGCGAGGACGCTCTCGGATGGATTGGAGGACGGTCACCAAAGCGGCTGGTCGACGCGTTTCGGTTTCCCGGTCCGCTCAGGACCCGCCGTCTGGGAGAAGACCTTCTGATCAGTGTCGATTTGTGGAATGAAACACTTTTTCTGGAAAAAAACCTCTCCGGGGCTTCCGGGAAAGGATAG
- the cobM gene encoding precorrin-4 C(11)-methyltransferase, with protein sequence MTIPNDIPVHPVRSGSVYFVGAGPGSPDLLTVRAARILGKASRVVYAGSLVPEEFMHALAPEARWVDSAGLTREEIVDSLVEGANRGEVVVRLASGDPAIFGAMAEMTTELDKQGISWEVVPGVSSVFASAAALGRDLTLPEVSQTVILTRTAGRTPMPEGEEIESLARHGSTLVIFLSIDRIEELVERLTSVLPEKTPAAVVARASWPDEILIQGDLSTIAVMVRAAKIYRQALMIVGKALDPELRKSARSRLYAADFGHGFRDPSGGGTPSESAGP encoded by the coding sequence ATGACTATACCCAATGATATCCCTGTTCATCCTGTCCGTTCGGGCAGTGTCTACTTCGTGGGAGCGGGACCGGGGTCTCCGGACCTTTTGACCGTCCGGGCCGCGCGGATTCTCGGAAAGGCGTCCCGCGTCGTGTATGCGGGATCTCTTGTGCCGGAAGAATTCATGCATGCGCTGGCTCCGGAGGCACGATGGGTGGACTCGGCCGGACTGACCCGGGAAGAGATTGTCGATTCCCTTGTGGAAGGGGCCAATCGCGGAGAGGTTGTCGTCCGGCTTGCGTCGGGAGACCCCGCGATCTTTGGTGCCATGGCGGAAATGACGACAGAACTGGACAAACAAGGCATTTCCTGGGAGGTTGTTCCGGGAGTGAGTTCGGTCTTCGCTTCCGCCGCGGCTCTCGGGCGGGACCTGACGCTTCCCGAAGTCAGCCAGACAGTGATTCTGACCCGGACGGCCGGACGGACCCCCATGCCGGAAGGAGAAGAGATCGAATCTCTTGCCCGCCATGGTTCAACGCTTGTCATTTTTCTGTCGATCGACAGGATCGAAGAACTGGTCGAAAGACTGACCTCCGTTCTGCCGGAAAAGACCCCGGCAGCGGTTGTTGCCCGTGCATCCTGGCCGGACGAGATCCTGATCCAGGGGGATTTGTCCACAATCGCCGTCATGGTGAGGGCTGCCAAAATCTACCGGCAGGCTCTCATGATCGTTGGAAAAGCCCTCGACCCGGAGTTACGGAAATCCGCCAGGAGCCGACTCTATGCGGCGGATTTCGGTCACGGCTTTCGGGACCCTTCGGGAGGGGGAACGCCTTCTGAAAGCGCCGGTCCGTGA
- a CDS encoding DNA gyrase inhibitor YacG gives MANDPVRRCVVCQAVLEGERYLRTSFCSQRCRKIDLARWLNEEYRIREEGDPEGWPEPPFGGMEEKGNEGKGG, from the coding sequence ATGGCCAATGATCCGGTCCGGCGGTGTGTTGTCTGCCAGGCCGTTCTCGAGGGGGAACGCTATCTGCGCACAAGTTTCTGTTCCCAACGGTGCCGGAAGATTGATCTTGCCCGCTGGCTGAATGAGGAGTACCGGATTCGGGAGGAAGGGGATCCCGAGGGGTGGCCGGAGCCTCCCTTTGGGGGGATGGAGGAGAAAGGAAATGAAGGAAAAGGAGGTTGA
- a CDS encoding phage holin family protein yields the protein MSLILRILLNAVIVYAVAHLIRGVHLKGFGTALLVALVLGIINALIRPILFFLTLPINILSLGLFTFVLNALLFWSVTWFVPGFTVDSFVSAFVASFLVSLMSLIFSWFLIF from the coding sequence ATGAGCCTGATTCTCCGTATCCTTTTGAATGCCGTCATCGTCTATGCCGTTGCCCATCTGATCCGGGGTGTCCATCTGAAAGGGTTTGGCACCGCGCTTCTGGTGGCCCTTGTCCTGGGAATCATCAACGCCCTGATCCGGCCGATCCTCTTTTTCCTGACACTTCCGATCAATATTCTGTCGCTGGGGCTCTTCACCTTTGTTCTCAACGCCCTTCTGTTCTGGTCAGTCACCTGGTTCGTGCCGGGATTTACCGTGGACTCCTTCGTGAGCGCGTTCGTTGCTTCCTTCCTCGTTTCCCTGATGAGCCTCATTTTCTCCTGGTTTCTGATCTTCTGA